Within the Chromobacterium paludis genome, the region TGTCCACCCAGGCGAAGCCGCCGCCGGTCGTCGCATTCAAGTGAAAAGCGCCCAGTCGATGCGCGCGCGCGCCGGACACGTCCAGCAGCCACAATTCGACGCCGCGCGCCCCCCATGCGCTGAAGGCCACGTGGCGGCCATCAGGCGACCAGGCGCTGTCCGCCAGGCGGACATGCGCGGGCAAGCCCCTGACCGGGCGGCTCTTGCCGCTGCCCACGTCCAGCAGGCTCATGGCGCTGCCAAAGTCGAAACGGCTGGCGGCGCGCATTTTCGGGTTCAGGCGCAAACCGGCCAGGCGCAGCTCCGGCTGGGCGACGTCGGCAATGCCGGGCAGGCCCGGGCGGTGCGTCTGCAGAATGGTGTCGCGCTGGGGGTTGAGCGACTGGAATGGCGTGCGAGGCGCGTTCACCAGCGCCGCCAATTCCGGCGCCGGGGTCTGATAGCCCTCGGCCAGAGCGGAGGCGGAGAGAAGAAGGCTGGCCAACGCCAGCCCGGTGCAGAGTGGTCGACTGCGGATCATGCCTACTCCATGGTGGTAATGCCAGAGTCAAGCAACTTGCATGAATCTGCCGCCAGGGTCAAGCGCTTACGCCAACGCAGGCTGGTCCAGCAGGGCTTGCGGCTGCAGGCCCAGCGGGGAGATCGTCGGATAGTCCAGGAACTGCAGCGTCAGGCTGTCGCCATCGGCTTGGAACCGAGCGGGGAAACCCAGGGGCAGGGTGGTCTTGTTGGCGATGTGGCCGAAAGGCAAGCCGGTGAACACCGGCACGCCGCTGATTTGGCGCAGCTCGGCCACCACGGCGTCAAAGTCATAGCGCGGGTCGTAGGCGTCCACGTGCTTGTGCATGGAAAAATCGCCCAGGAAGATGGCCCGCTGCTTCTGCAGCACGCCAGCCAGCCGCAACTGCTGCAGCATGCGCTCCACGCGGTAGGGCTGCTCGCCCACATCCTCCAGGAACAGCAGGCCGCCTCGAATGTCCGGCAGATAGGGCGTCCCGACCAGGCTGCACAGCACGCTGAGGTTGCCGCCCCAGAAGATGCCTTCGCCGCTGCCGCGCGCGCCGGAATGGGCGACGCGCAGGCTGCGTTGCGGGGTGGTCAGGGTGGCGATGAATTCATTGACGGTATATTCGCTGGGGTGGGCATTGCCCAGGTCGCCCAGCATGGGGCCGGCGAAGCTGCCGGTTCCGCTCTTGGCCAGCAGGGCCAGTTGAATGGCGCAGAAATCGCTATAGCCGATCAGCAAGGTTTGGGATTCCCGCAGCCGCGCGCCCAGCCGGGCGAAGTCCAGATCGGGCAGCAGCCGCATCGCGCCATAGCCGCCGCGCGCGGCCAGCACGATGGAGGGCAGTTGCGCTTGCGCCAGCAGTTGGGTGAGATCGGCCTTGCGTTCCTCGTCGCGGCCGGCAAAGCGAAGATAGCTGCGCTCCACGGCTGCCGCGTTTTCCAGCGCAAAGCCGGCGCGCTCCAGCCTGGGCAGTGCCAGTTGCCGCTGCTTGGCCGGCACGATGCCGGAGCAGGCGGCCAGGTAGAGCCGGTGGTTCGGGCGTGGCGGGATGGAGGCGGATGGCGAGGGCATGGTTTGGCATCCTTGTAAGACCGCTGCGCCTGCGCTCAAGGCCAGGCCTTGCAAGACGCGCCGAC harbors:
- a CDS encoding LD-carboxypeptidase, which encodes MPSPSASIPPRPNHRLYLAACSGIVPAKQRQLALPRLERAGFALENAAAVERSYLRFAGRDEERKADLTQLLAQAQLPSIVLAARGGYGAMRLLPDLDFARLGARLRESQTLLIGYSDFCAIQLALLAKSGTGSFAGPMLGDLGNAHPSEYTVNEFIATLTTPQRSLRVAHSGARGSGEGIFWGGNLSVLCSLVGTPYLPDIRGGLLFLEDVGEQPYRVERMLQQLRLAGVLQKQRAIFLGDFSMHKHVDAYDPRYDFDAVVAELRQISGVPVFTGLPFGHIANKTTLPLGFPARFQADGDSLTLQFLDYPTISPLGLQPQALLDQPALA